One genomic region from Prunus persica cultivar Lovell chromosome G3, Prunus_persica_NCBIv2, whole genome shotgun sequence encodes:
- the LOC18784220 gene encoding disease resistance protein RPP13, with the protein MAVASIACWILFAIYVVAIAASEITFRHLNAKYKWIRRESRLLTALLEDFDNVSRSRNKIIQKANHQLLDPQLIQAGMTARVLNEWEEGWMNKAREVASEATRCVRILGNRRTSPKWFVLISTDLVPMLQLALRMKGLNHFLGKKKLDVDPRINPLNSLLWKKKISASDICRSLEQSRSWVSSLQNRSVVGEILEQSTPWTGPPVSLRAEELISSIKNLIAENPEFINSSTTMHLELLHAFMKDLQPLRLETEMEKSWVVEANETIDEANEAIHTINITAADQRSWWLSVVCNRRDRRKLKEVILRVGTWISDLLETKERYGFKFVRRQSSKLSANRFPQQRSFKYQTADDMDAVNNIRNWLNQLAKTSDELVSHVSALSEELEQMHTFLKHTKATEDYAINLRNACLEQLKKLVPEADQQSSNVPNNEGSGSKLLSKITRINYTVNVLQRCVQAYSIEARQELCSVVGLEEDIHELVKRLADNGEQRRPIISIVGMKGVGKTTLAKKVYYHSTMANHFEIRRWVTLTDADQDSDVNALLASVGSQVLETQEKGDGKEHWINKLHGFLEPKRYLVILDGVLSIQTMHALKAAFPKVANGSRILLTTRKKAIASAADQNSIPHQLRLRTKEESWELFTQMVHCPPELEALGKKVVGRGGGLPLVILRIGYPLSGKKVTSEELEVLEGITQQEQNQKPWLENLEVNKEDLQSHQILGKCFSYFQLFSGNFEIPARRIVTSWVAQGLAQVSGGGKTLHTLENVVYEYLLELIGRNVIQVVQKNLDGKVKTCCLPTALRDLMLQGEGNSSKATSLSGQLAFHFDDKDARFHSGVNANSPMVMQNESQQHSILLFDSQEGNKPREEIGEFLQSGIIGGFFGQLQVLDLERVCMPEIPKAIGKLRQLAYLGLRWTYLSAIPESIGNLVNLLTLDLKHTYVRILPSSVRKLKKLRHLYLNQNIQMSAPTSLPLSNLQTLSGVFVGMDKLVKDRRDKLINLRKLGLTIQLAQPEQKVLAKWIMQLTKLQSLKLASLNEKSAPQLLKLKPLSKLEKLSSLYLLGRLENPASIIGELPASLTRLTLSASGIQEDPMPMLGKLPNLKSLNLKSGSYEGPNMVCSMDTFPLLLVLKLRNLDTLKKLDVQEGAMRNLRELEIKSCRNFTITTGLTHLKILQTYEVN; encoded by the coding sequence ATGGCCGTTGCATCCATCGCCTGTTGGATCCTGTTTGCAATTTACGTGGTTGCAATTGCTGCATCTGAAATTACTTTCAGACACTTGAACGCCAAGTACAAGTGGATTAGAAGAGAATCCAGATTATTAACTGCTCTTCTTGAAGATTTTGACAATGTTTCGCGATCGCGGAACAAAATAATACAGAAAGCCAATCATCAGCTTTTGGATCCCCAACTCATCCAAGCTGGGATGACTGCACGAGTTCTGAATGAATGGGAGGAAGGCTGGATGAACAAAGCAAGAGAAGTAGCCTCCGAGGCAACTCGGTGTGTTCGAATACTGGGAAACAGAAGAACCTCTCCCAAGTGGTTTGTTTTGATCTCAACTGATCTGGTACCGATGCTTCAGCTGGCCCTTCGGATGAAGGGCCTCAATCATTTCCTTGGGAAGAAGAAACTCGACGTTGACCCCAGGATAAACCCACTCAATAGTCTCCtctggaagaagaaaataagtgCCAGCGACATCTGCAGATCACTGGAGCAGTCCAGGTCATGGGTTAGTAGCCTGCAGAACAGATCTGTGGTTGGTGAGATATTGGAGCAGTCCACGCCCTGGACCGGGCCACCTGTTAGCTTAAGAGCTGAGGAATTGATCTCCTCTATAAAGAACCTGATCGCTGAAAACCCGGAATTCATCAACTCCAGTACTACAATGCATTTAGAGCTGCTGCATGCTTTCATGAAAGATTTGCAACCGCTCAGACTGGAAACTGAAATGGAGAAGTCCTGGGTGGTGGAAGCAAACGAGACCATCGACGAAGCAAACGAGGCCATTCACACCATAAACATTACAGCAGCAGATCAGAGAAGTTGGTGGCTTTCAGTTGTGTGTAACCGGAGGGATAGGCGGAAGCTTAAGGAGGTCATCCTCCGCGTCGGCACCTGGATCTCTGACCTCCTGGAAACAAAGGAAAGATATGGTTTTAAATTTGTCAGACGACAATCCTCAAAATTATCTGCCAACAGGTTTCCTCAACAGCGAAGCTTCAAGTATCAGACTGCAGATGATATGGATGCGGTGAACAACATTCGTAACTGGCTGAATCAACTGGCAAAAACAAGCGATGAATTAGTATCTCACGTCAGCGCACTGAGCGAGGAGTTGGAGCAGATGCATACATTTCTCAAACATACAAAAGCAACTGAAGATTATGCTATTAATTTAAGAAATGCTTGCTTGGAGCAATTGAAGAAACTGGTTCCTGAAGCAGATCAGCAGTCCTCAAACGTCCCCAATAATGAAGGTTCAGGGTCCAAGCTTCTCTCAAAAATTACCCGGATCAATTACACTGTGAATGTTCTTCAAAGATGCGTACAAGCGTATTCCATTGAGGCAAGACAGGAGCTATGCTCAGTTGTTGGTTTGGAGGAAGACATACATGAACTGGTCAAGAGACTGGCTGATAATGGTGAACAGCGTCGTCCTATCATTTCCATTGTGGGGATGAAGGGTGTTGGTAAGACCACTCTGGCGAAGAAAGTTTATTACCATAGTACTATGGCAAACCATTTTGAAATCCGTCGTTGGGTGACCCTGACTGATGCTGATCAAGATTCTGATGTAAATGCACTTTTGGCAAGTGTTGGAAGCCAGGTCTTGGAGACCCAAGAGAAAGGGGATGGAAAAGAACACTGGATCAATAAATTGCATGGTTTCTTGGAGCCAAAGCGATACCTTGTAATTCTGGATGGAGTCTTGTCAATCCAAACCATGCATGCTCTCAAAGCAGCATTCCCAAAAGTGGCAAACGGGAGCAGAATTTTGCTCACCACGCGGAAAAAGGCCATTGCTTCAGCTGCTGACCAAAATAGCATTCCCCACCAGCTTCGTCTGCGAACCAAAGAAGAGAGCTGGGAGCTCTTTACCCAGATGGTGCATTGTCCTCCGGAACTTGAAGCTCTCGGCAAGAAAGTTGTAGGAAGAGGTGGAGGCTTACCACTTGTCATCTTACGCATTGGGTATCCACTGTCCGGGAAGAAAGTGACATCTGAGGAATTAGAGGTGCTAGAGGGCATCACTCAGCAGGAACAGAACCAGAAACCATGGTTAGAGAACCTGGAAGTGAATAAAGAGGATTTGCAATCACACCAAATTCTTGGTAAATGTTTTTCGTACTTCCAACTCTTTTCTGGGAATTTTGAAATCCCTGCGAGGAGAATAGTCACTTCATGGGTTGCACAAGGACTGGCACAAGTAAGCGGAGGTGGGAAAACATTACATACTCTTGAAAATGTTGTATATGAGTATCTATTGGAGTTGATTGGTCGTAATGTGATTCAAGTAGTTCAAAAAAATCTTGATGGGAAGGTGAAGACATGTTGCTTGCCTACTGCTCTGCGAGATCTCATGTTGCAAGGGGAAGGCAATAGCAGCAAAGCTACCAGTTTAAGCGGCCAACTTGCCTTTCATTTCGATGATAAGGATGCCCGTTTCCATAGTGGTGTCAACGCAAATTCCCCAATGGTTATGCAAAATGAAAGCCAACAACATTCCATTCTCCTCTTTGATAGTCAAGAAGGAAATAAGCCCCGGGAGGAAATAGGCGAGTTTCTTCAGAGTGGCATTATTGGTGGTTTCTTTGGACAGCTACAGGTTCTTGACCTTGAACGTGTATGCATGCCTGAAATTCCTAAGGCCATTGGAAAATTAAGGCAGTTAGCATATCTGGGGTTAAGGTGGACATACCTATCGGCGATCCCAGAATCGATAGGCAATTTGGTTAACCTCCTAACACTAGATTTGAAGCATACTTATGTTCGAATTCTCCCTAGTTCAGTTCGGAAATTGAAGAAACTTCGGCATCTCTACTTGAATCAGAATATTCAAATGTCTGCACCAACTTCCCTTCCCTTGAGCAATTTGCAGACATTATCAGGTGTATTTGTAGGTATGGACAAGCTTGTGAAAGACCGGCGGGACAAGTTGATCAACCTTCGAAAACTGGGGTTGACAATCCAGTTGGCACAACCAGAGCAAAAGGTATTGGCAAAATGGATTATGCAGCTGACCAAATTGCAGTCTTTGAAGTTGGCATCGCTTAATGAGAAGAGTGCACCTCAGCTTCTGAAATTAAAACCTCTGTCAAAACTTGAGAAACTCTCCAGCCTATATTTGTTGGGAAGGCTTGAAAACCCTGCATCCATCATAGGTGAACTCCCAGCAAGTCTCACTCGTCTTACCTTATCGGCCTCCGGGATCCAAGAAGACCCGATGCCAATGTTAGGGAAGCTTCCAAACCTTAAATCGCTGAATTTGAAATCTGGTTCGTATGAAGGACCAAACATGGTTTGCTCCATGGATACCTTTCCCCTGCTTTTGGTTCTGAAGCTTCGGAATCTAGATACTCTGAAAAAATTGGATGTGCAAGAAGGAGCAATGCGAAACCTTAGGGAGTTAGAGATTAAATCCTGCAGGAACTTTACAATCACTACTGGATTGACACACTTAAAGATCCTCCAGACATATGAAGTTAACTGA
- the LOC18782883 gene encoding uncharacterized protein LOC18782883: MFATVISSLIFTKQRKTMQLFPENVRHLWNVWELRATVLISLSLQTILILIGNWRKHSTSNFLRIVLWLSYLSADAVATISLGILSNNQEDSQGDSVHPNYIITAFWAPFLLLHLGGPDTITAYSLEDNELWLRHLLGLVAQVLVAFYVCFRARSSKVLNFLAIPMFIVGIIKFGERTWVLRASSSELFRESMLKNPDPGPNYARYMEEYISKKDEGFRVVPTHFIEASTTAEAFPIPQVTGTTQPTILTSYNFFKTFKLLCADLILSFHDIVNSQSFFQNTNYEKVFEVIEIELGFMYDLFFTKAVLVYSWLGGILRCVSLSFTVAVFVAFLFVEKQAYKGVDVAITYVLLVGAIVLEIHAVAIILSSDWTKLWLSKLRQSNHKSIMVGVVDYLHKAISSIPLIKNDRWSNTVAQCNLITFCLKARPAKCILIHKDLYINQVLEKHRYKDLKVDCKELKDLIYEQLQDRASANLEDCKQLCALRVDKVFEKANCQRLGWTIKEFDQSIILWHIATDICYHSEPNPKSSPSCEASSLLSNYMLYLLLMCPFMLPDGIGKIRFRDTCAETEEFFTERNSITNEKNACKMLLKVSTKILPSEVKGDRSKSVLFDACRLAKALQALGDEENGEKKWELMSDVWVEMLCYAANQCRWSDHAQQLR; this comes from the exons atGTTTGCCACAG TTATCAGCAGTTTGATCTTCACAAAGCAGCGGAAGACAATGCAACTTTTCCCAGAAAATGTGAGGCACCTCTGGAACGTGTGGGAGCTTCGGGCTACGGTTCTAATCAGCCTCAGCTTGCAAACCATCCTCATTCTGATTGGAAACTGGAGAAAACATTCAACCAGTAACTTCCTCAGAATTGTTCTATGGCTCTCTTACTTATCTGCCGATGCCGTGGCAACAATCTCACTTGGCATACTCTCCAACAACCAAGAAGACTCTCAAGGTGATTCTGTGCACCCAAACTACATAATAACAGCATTTTGGGCACCATTTCTTCTCTTGCATCTTGGTGGCCCAGATACCATCACTGCTTACTCTTTAGAAGACAATGAGTTGTGGCTAAGGCACTTACTTGGGCTAGTTGCCCAGGTGCTTGTAGCTTTCTATGTCTGCTTCAGAGCACGGTCCAGCAAAGTGTTGAATTTTCTAGCAATTCCAATGTTCATTGTTGGGATtataaaatttggggaaaggACTTGGGTTCTGAGGGCTTCAAGCAGTGAGCTATTTAGAGAGTCTATGCTCAAAAATCCTGACCCTGGTCCCAATTATGCCAGATACATGGAAGAATACATATCAAAGAAAGATGAAGGGTTCAGGGTTGTACCAACACATTTCATTGAAGCATCCACAACTGCAGAGGCTTTCCCTATTCCTCAAGTTACTGGCACTACCCAACCTACAATCTTAACATCCTACAATTTCTTCAAAACTTTCAAGCTGTTATGTGCTGATCTCATCCTCAGCTTTCATGATATCGTAAACAGCCAATCCTTCTTCCAAAATACAAACTATGAGAAAGTTTTCGAAGTCATCGAGATTGAGCTAGGATTCAtgtatgatttatttttcactaaaGCAGTCCTGGTTTATTCGTGGCTTGGAGGCATACTTCGTTGTGTTAGTCTTTCCTTCACAGTTGCTGTATTCGTCGCCTTCTTGTTTGTAGAGAAGCAAGCATACAAGGGAGTGGATGTAGCTATCACATATGTGTTGTTGGTAGGAGCTATCGTATTAGAAATCCATGCAGTTGCCATAATACTTTCCTCAGACTGGACAAAACTATGGCTGAGCAAGCTACGGCAGAGCAACCATAAAAGCATAATGGTGGGAGTGGTGGATTACTTGCACAAAGCCATTTCATCAATCCCGTTGATTAAAAACGACAGGTGGTCTAATACTGTGGCACAGTGCAACCTCATAACTTTTTGTCTTAAAGCTAGGCCAGCAAAGTGTATTTTAATCCACAAGGACTTGTACATAAATCAGGTGTTAGAGAAGCATCGATACAAAGACTTAAAGGTTGATTGCAAAGAGTTGAAGGATTTGATATATGAGCAGCTCCAAGACAGAGCTTCTGCTAACTTGGAGGATTGCAAACAATTGTGCGCTCTGAGGGTTGACAAGGTGTTTGAAAAAGCAAATTGTCAACGACTTGGATGGACCATTAAAGAGTTTGACCAAAGCATCATTCTCTGGCATATTGCAACTGATATTTGTTATCATTCTGAGCCGAACCCTAAGAGCAGCCCCAGTTGTGAAGCCAGTAGCCTGTTGTCAAACTACATGTTGTATCTTTTACTCATGTGCCCCTTCATGCTGCCGGACGGGATTGGAAAGATAAGGTTTAGAGACACATGTGCTGAGACTGAGGAATTTTTCACAGAAAGAAATTCCATaacaaatgagaaaaatgCTTGCAAAATGCTACTCAAAGTGAGCACAAAAATTCTTCCATCTGAAGTAAAAGGAGACAGAAGCAAGTCGGTTCTATTTGATGCATGCAGGCTTGCTAAAGCTTTGCAAGCGCTGGGAGATGAGGAAAATGGGGAGAAGAAGTGGGAGTTGATGAGTGATGTGTGGGTGGAAATGCTATGTTACGCCGCTAACCAGTGCCGATGGAGTGATCATGCTCAGCAGCTCAGGTGA